The following proteins come from a genomic window of Pseudomonas syringae:
- a CDS encoding ABC transporter permease, with protein sequence MRVFYWTLRALLSHWRRHPVQFFSVLTGLWLATALLTGVQALNSQARESYQRASQLIGGEPQTSISATSGGLFSQDLFIELRRNGWPVSPMLQGRIVLKGLEDRRLQLMGIEPVTLPTGSALAGQTLGPDQIVDFLTPPGMTWIAPQTLQTLGLKEGQQPLTENGMALPPLRVKADMAPGVLLTDIGFAQPLLSQPGQLSRMLLSKDFAQQSPALPPAMNNLLVIKKSGEENNLERLTESFHLNLNALGVLSFIVGLFIVHAAIGLALEQRRGLLRNLRACGVSARLLITTLGVELGALALLGGIFGVVSGYLLASLLLPDVAASLRGLYGAEVAGQLNLSLWWWLSGIGLSLLGALLAGANSLLRAARLPLLALADAQAWQQAHARWLRRQAWVAASGALVALAASLFGTTLMLGFVMMSALLLSAALGLPVLLDAMLGGLLKRSRSVLGQWFVADCRQQLPALSLALMALLLAMAANIGAGSMTSGFRGTFNSWLEQRLTAELYVSPQDPTQAEPLKTWLSQQADVRAVLPNWQVPVQIQGWPADLFGVIDHSTYRQHWELLESVSGDPWNLLRDEDTVMLSEQMARRLDLGLNDTLNIPVPSGQWAVRIVGIYADYGNPKGHLLVNSNHLLAHWPQLTPVRFNLRIDQAAITPLVTHLQDRFKLDDNHIIDQSQLKGWSSQVFERTFAATAALNSLTLGVAGVALFISLLTQSQSRLGQLAPLWALGVTRRQLMLLNLGQTWLLAVLTLVLALPLGLMLAWCLDAVINVRAFGWRLPLQVFPRQLLQLMALAMLATLLASAWPLLKLYRSRPADLLRTFANEH encoded by the coding sequence ATGCGGGTTTTCTACTGGACCCTGCGCGCGCTGCTGAGCCACTGGCGGCGCCATCCGGTGCAGTTTTTCAGCGTGTTGACCGGCTTATGGCTGGCCACCGCATTACTGACCGGCGTACAGGCGCTTAACAGTCAGGCGCGAGAGAGTTATCAGCGGGCCAGCCAGTTGATCGGCGGCGAACCGCAAACCAGCATTTCCGCCACCAGCGGCGGGCTGTTTTCTCAGGACCTGTTCATCGAGCTGCGCCGCAACGGCTGGCCCGTCTCGCCCATGCTGCAAGGGCGCATCGTGCTCAAAGGGCTGGAAGATCGCCGCTTGCAACTGATGGGCATCGAGCCGGTGACGTTGCCGACGGGCTCGGCACTGGCCGGGCAAACCCTGGGCCCGGATCAGATCGTCGACTTCCTCACGCCGCCAGGCATGACCTGGATTGCGCCGCAAACGCTGCAAACACTGGGGCTGAAGGAAGGCCAGCAACCGCTCACCGAAAACGGTATGGCACTGCCACCGCTGCGCGTCAAAGCCGACATGGCACCCGGTGTGCTGCTGACCGACATAGGCTTCGCGCAACCGCTGCTCAGCCAGCCAGGGCAGTTGTCCAGAATGCTGCTGAGCAAAGATTTTGCGCAGCAGAGCCCAGCGTTGCCGCCCGCAATGAACAACCTGCTGGTCATCAAGAAAAGCGGCGAAGAGAACAACCTTGAGCGCCTGACCGAAAGCTTTCACCTGAATCTGAACGCACTCGGGGTGCTGTCATTTATCGTCGGTCTGTTCATCGTCCATGCGGCCATTGGTCTGGCACTGGAGCAGCGCCGCGGCCTGCTGCGCAACCTGCGCGCCTGCGGGGTCAGCGCCCGCTTGCTGATTACCACGCTGGGCGTTGAGCTGGGCGCACTGGCCCTGCTGGGCGGCATTTTCGGCGTGGTCAGCGGCTACCTGCTGGCCAGTCTGCTGCTGCCGGATGTCGCGGCCAGCCTGCGCGGGCTTTACGGGGCCGAGGTCGCCGGCCAGTTGAACCTGAGCCTGTGGTGGTGGCTGAGCGGTATCGGCTTGAGCCTGCTTGGCGCGTTGCTGGCCGGTGCGAACAGCCTGCTGCGTGCGGCACGCTTGCCATTGCTGGCGCTGGCCGATGCGCAGGCGTGGCAACAGGCTCATGCGCGCTGGCTGCGACGGCAAGCCTGGGTGGCCGCCAGCGGCGCGCTGGTTGCTCTTGCAGCCTCGCTGTTCGGCACCACGCTGATGCTGGGTTTTGTAATGATGTCGGCCCTGTTGCTCAGCGCTGCGCTGGGTCTTCCAGTCTTGCTGGATGCCATGCTCGGCGGCCTGTTGAAGCGCAGCCGCTCGGTGCTGGGGCAGTGGTTTGTCGCTGACTGCCGCCAACAGTTGCCAGCCTTGAGCCTGGCGCTGATGGCGCTGCTGCTGGCGATGGCTGCGAATATCGGCGCAGGCAGCATGACCTCGGGCTTTCGGGGGACCTTCAACAGCTGGCTGGAACAACGCCTGACTGCCGAGCTGTACGTCAGCCCGCAAGACCCGACGCAGGCCGAACCGCTGAAAACCTGGCTGAGCCAGCAAGCAGATGTCCGCGCAGTGCTGCCCAACTGGCAAGTGCCGGTGCAAATCCAGGGCTGGCCTGCCGACCTGTTTGGCGTGATCGATCACAGCACCTATCGCCAGCACTGGGAGTTACTTGAATCTGTCTCAGGCGATCCGTGGAATCTGTTGCGCGATGAAGACACGGTGATGCTCAGCGAACAGATGGCGCGTCGTCTTGATCTGGGGCTGAACGATACGCTGAACATCCCGGTGCCCAGCGGCCAGTGGGCGGTGCGTATCGTCGGAATTTACGCCGACTATGGCAATCCCAAGGGCCATTTGCTGGTCAACTCGAACCACCTGCTCGCCCACTGGCCGCAATTGACGCCGGTCCGTTTCAATCTGAGGATTGATCAGGCGGCAATCACGCCCTTGGTGACCCACCTGCAAGACCGCTTCAAGCTGGACGACAACCACATCATCGATCAGAGCCAGCTCAAGGGCTGGTCGAGCCAGGTCTTCGAGCGCACCTTCGCCGCCACTGCCGCCCTCAACAGCCTGACACTGGGCGTGGCTGGCGTAGCGTTGTTCATCAGCCTGCTGACTCAGAGTCAAAGCCGTCTCGGGCAGCTCGCGCCGCTGTGGGCATTGGGTGTGACGCGGCGGCAACTGATGCTGCTCAACCTGGGGCAGACCTGGCTGCTGGCAGTGCTGACGCTGGTACTCGCGCTGCCGTTGGGCCTGATGCTGGCGTGGTGTCTGGATGCGGTGATCAATGTTCGGGCCTTTGGCTGGCGCCTGCCGTTGCAGGTGTTCCCGCGGCAATTGCTGCAACTCATGGCGCTGGCGATGCTGGCAACTTTACTGGCCTCGGCCTGGCCGCTGCTGAAGCTGTACCGCAGTCGCCCGGCGGATTTACTGAGGACCTTCGCCAATGAACATTAA
- a CDS encoding N-acetylglutaminylglutamine amidotransferase, with protein sequence MCGLAGELRFDHQPADLAAVERITHELAPRGPDAWGFHSQGPIALGHRRLKIMDLSDGSAQPMIDSNLGLSLAFNGAIYNFPELRAELESLGYQFHSGGDTEVLLKGYHAWGADMLPKLNGMFAFAIWERDSKQLFIARDRLGVKPLYLSKTDKRLRFASSLPALLKGGDISGMLDPVALNHYLNFHAVVPAPRTLLAGVEKLPPASWMRVDASGKVEQKVWWTLPYGPHEDEKNLTLEDWRDRVLDSTREAVAIRQRAAVDVGVLLSGGVDSSMLVGLLREVGVEDLSTFSIGFQDAGGERGDEFQYSDLIAKHYGTRHHQLRIQESEIIEQLPAAFRAMSEPMVSHDCIAFYLLSREVAKHCKVVQSGQGADELFAGYHWYPQVDGASDPVAAYRDAFVDRSYAEYAETVQPKWRTANDAAGDFVRDHFAQPGASAAVDKALRLDSTVMLVDDPVKRVDNMTMAWGLEARTPFLDYRLVELSARIPGKFKLPDGGKQVLKEAARLVIPSEVIDRKKGYFPVPGLKHLQGDTLNWVRELLTDPSQDRGLFNPAMVDKLLTNPEGQLTPLRGSKLWQLAALNLWLSEQGL encoded by the coding sequence ATGTGCGGATTAGCAGGTGAACTTCGTTTCGACCATCAACCAGCGGACCTCGCCGCGGTTGAACGCATTACCCATGAGCTGGCGCCTCGCGGCCCGGATGCGTGGGGTTTTCATAGCCAGGGGCCGATTGCCCTTGGTCATCGCCGTCTGAAAATCATGGACCTGTCAGATGGGTCGGCGCAGCCGATGATCGACAGCAACCTTGGCCTGTCTCTGGCCTTCAACGGTGCGATCTATAACTTCCCGGAACTGCGTGCCGAGTTGGAAAGCCTTGGCTATCAGTTCCACTCAGGTGGCGACACCGAAGTGCTGCTCAAGGGCTACCACGCGTGGGGCGCAGACATGCTGCCCAAGCTCAACGGCATGTTCGCGTTTGCCATTTGGGAGCGCGACAGCAAGCAGCTGTTCATTGCCCGTGACCGCCTCGGCGTAAAGCCGTTGTACCTGTCGAAAACCGACAAGCGCCTGCGCTTCGCATCCTCGCTGCCTGCCCTGCTCAAGGGTGGTGATATCAGCGGGATGCTTGATCCGGTGGCACTGAACCATTACCTCAACTTCCATGCCGTGGTGCCTGCACCGCGCACGCTGCTGGCCGGTGTCGAGAAGCTGCCGCCGGCGAGCTGGATGCGGGTTGACGCCAGCGGCAAGGTCGAGCAGAAAGTCTGGTGGACGCTGCCTTATGGTCCGCATGAAGACGAGAAGAACCTGACCCTCGAAGACTGGCGCGACCGGGTGCTGGACAGCACACGCGAAGCGGTTGCCATTCGTCAGCGGGCGGCAGTGGATGTCGGTGTGCTGCTGTCCGGTGGTGTCGACTCCAGCATGCTGGTCGGTCTGTTGCGTGAAGTCGGCGTCGAAGACCTGTCGACGTTCTCCATCGGCTTTCAGGATGCGGGCGGCGAACGTGGCGACGAATTCCAGTACTCGGACCTGATCGCCAAGCATTACGGCACACGTCACCATCAGTTGCGTATTCAGGAAAGCGAGATCATCGAGCAGTTGCCTGCGGCGTTCCGCGCCATGAGCGAACCGATGGTCAGCCATGACTGCATCGCCTTTTACCTGTTGTCGCGCGAAGTGGCCAAGCATTGCAAGGTTGTGCAGAGCGGCCAGGGCGCTGACGAGCTGTTCGCCGGTTACCACTGGTATCCGCAGGTCGACGGTGCCAGCGACCCGGTTGCGGCCTACCGCGATGCATTCGTGGACCGCAGTTATGCAGAATACGCTGAGACCGTTCAGCCAAAATGGCGCACGGCCAACGATGCAGCCGGTGACTTCGTTCGCGATCATTTCGCTCAGCCGGGTGCCAGTGCAGCGGTCGACAAGGCCCTGCGCCTGGACAGCACGGTGATGCTGGTCGATGACCCGGTCAAGCGTGTCGACAATATGACCATGGCCTGGGGCCTGGAAGCGCGTACACCGTTTCTCGACTATCGTCTGGTCGAACTGTCTGCGCGTATTCCCGGCAAGTTCAAGCTGCCCGATGGTGGCAAGCAGGTACTGAAAGAAGCCGCACGCCTGGTCATTCCTTCGGAAGTGATCGACCGCAAGAAAGGCTACTTTCCGGTGCCTGGCCTCAAGCATTTGCAGGGCGATACCCTCAACTGGGTACGCGAGCTGCTGACCGATCCGAGTCAGGACCGTGGCCTGTTCAATCCGGCCATGGTCGACAAACTGCTGACCAACCCCGAGGGCCAGCTTACGCCACTGCGTGGCTCCAAGTTGTGGCAGTTGGCAGCGCTGAACCTGTGGCTCAGCGAACAAGGACTGTGA
- a CDS encoding ABC transporter ATP-binding protein — MLQVRNVFKSYTTAQGPLAVLRGVDLQLAQGESLALMGESGSGKSTLLHLAAGLDQVDGGTVEVAGQRLDLMNESQLANWRRTEIGLVFQQFNLIGSLKIADNLAFQARLAGRYDAAWQAQLIERLGLGNLLDRYPEQLSGGQQQRVAIGRALASRPGLLLADEPTGNLDEATSDEVLQLLLDLLGDSTTSLLMVTHSPRVAERLARQVVLHHGRLATEGER; from the coding sequence ATGTTGCAAGTGCGAAACGTATTCAAGAGCTACACCACGGCACAGGGCCCTCTGGCTGTGTTGCGCGGCGTGGATCTGCAATTGGCGCAGGGTGAGAGCCTGGCGCTGATGGGTGAATCGGGCAGTGGCAAGAGTACCTTGCTGCACCTGGCCGCAGGGCTGGACCAGGTCGATGGCGGCACTGTCGAGGTCGCGGGCCAGCGTCTGGACCTCATGAACGAGAGCCAGCTGGCCAATTGGCGGCGTACCGAAATCGGCCTGGTGTTTCAGCAGTTCAACCTGATCGGCAGTCTGAAGATCGCCGACAATCTGGCCTTTCAGGCACGGCTGGCCGGGCGTTATGACGCGGCCTGGCAGGCGCAATTGATCGAGCGACTGGGCCTCGGCAATCTGCTGGATCGCTACCCCGAACAACTGTCCGGCGGCCAGCAACAGCGTGTCGCCATCGGTCGCGCCCTGGCATCACGCCCCGGTCTGCTGCTGGCCGACGAACCCACTGGCAACCTCGACGAAGCCACTAGCGACGAAGTGCTGCAACTGTTGCTGGACCTGCTCGGAGACAGCACCACCAGCCTGTTGATGGTCACCCACAGTCCGCGGGTTGCTGAACGCCTGGCGCGCCAGGTAGTGCTGCATCATGGGCGGCTGGCAACCGAAGGCGAACGCTGA
- a CDS encoding type II toxin-antitoxin system HicB family antitoxin, producing MKYPMCIEWGDETTAFGIQIPDIPGAISAGDTFEQAHAAAVEIAHIMLQEIAASGGTLPKARTVAEHAKNPDFSGMGWGMLEIDITLYLGKTEKVNVTLPGFVIKQIDRYVRDHSIKSRSTFLADAALEKLGRA from the coding sequence ATGAAATATCCAATGTGCATAGAGTGGGGAGATGAAACCACAGCGTTCGGTATCCAGATCCCTGACATTCCCGGCGCAATCAGTGCAGGCGATACCTTCGAGCAAGCTCATGCGGCGGCCGTGGAGATTGCGCATATCATGCTGCAAGAGATCGCCGCCAGTGGTGGAACCCTCCCCAAGGCCAGGACCGTTGCCGAGCATGCCAAAAACCCTGACTTCTCCGGAATGGGCTGGGGCATGCTCGAAATCGATATAACCCTTTATCTGGGAAAGACCGAGAAAGTCAACGTCACCTTGCCGGGTTTCGTCATCAAGCAGATCGACCGCTATGTGCGGGATCACAGCATCAAGAGTCGCTCGACCTTCCTCGCCGATGCCGCGCTTGAAAAACTTGGTCGGGCGTAA
- the mnmC gene encoding bifunctional tRNA (5-methylaminomethyl-2-thiouridine)(34)-methyltransferase MnmD/FAD-dependent 5-carboxymethylaminomethyl-2-thiouridine(34) oxidoreductase MnmC translates to MTITRHAQIDWDEHGNPRSRDFSDVYFSTESGLDETRHVFLVQNDLHRRFTELPVGGRLIIGETGFGTGLNFLCAWQLFEACAPAGARLHFVSVEKYPLSRADLQRALALWPELSTFAQPLLDQYVAVHEGFQRLVFDDGRVTLTLLVGDALQMLPQLDGQIDAWFLDGFAPAKNPEMWTPELFAELARLSTSATTIGTFTSTGWVRRSLNAAGFKMKRVPGIGHKWEVLRGAFIAWPEGVTTASAAKPWFARPAPHTGERKALVIGAGLAGCATAESLAQRGWHVSLLERHAAPAQEASGNPQGVLYLKLSAHGTTLSQLILSGFGYTRRLLERLQRGVDWDACGVLQLTFDDKEALRQKQLAEAFPDTLLHLLDQPQAEARSGIALNSGGLFYPEGGWVHPPALCHAQAAHPNIRLITHRQALELRRVDDQWQVWGGEQLIDSASVVVLAGAADIKQFSQSAELPLKRIRGQITRLPQTQASTALRSVVCAEGYVAPARLGEHTLGASFDFNSTDLTPNLADHLDNLGLLREISADLTARLDATDLPHEQLQGRAAFRCTSPDYLPIVGPLADRDRFVQTYAALSKDARQVPDIACPWLDGLYVNSGHGSRGLITAPLCAELIAAWLDNEPLPLPRSVAEACHPNRFALRSLIRGGGK, encoded by the coding sequence ATGACCATTACCCGCCACGCCCAGATCGACTGGGACGAACACGGCAATCCGCGTTCCCGCGACTTTTCCGATGTGTACTTTTCCACCGAGTCCGGCCTGGACGAGACACGCCACGTGTTTCTGGTGCAAAACGACTTGCACCGTCGTTTCACCGAGTTGCCGGTTGGCGGGCGGCTGATCATTGGCGAGACAGGCTTCGGCACCGGGCTGAATTTTCTGTGTGCTTGGCAGTTGTTTGAAGCGTGCGCGCCTGCTGGTGCGCGCCTGCATTTCGTCAGCGTCGAAAAATACCCGCTGAGCCGCGCTGATCTGCAACGTGCCCTTGCGCTGTGGCCAGAGCTGTCGACATTCGCGCAGCCACTGCTCGACCAGTACGTTGCGGTGCATGAAGGCTTTCAGCGTCTGGTGTTCGACGACGGCCGGGTCACCCTCACGCTGCTGGTTGGCGACGCCTTGCAGATGTTGCCGCAACTGGACGGGCAAATTGATGCGTGGTTTCTCGACGGCTTCGCGCCGGCGAAAAACCCGGAGATGTGGACCCCGGAGCTGTTTGCCGAACTGGCGCGGCTGTCTACATCGGCCACCACCATTGGCACGTTCACCAGCACGGGTTGGGTGCGGCGCTCGCTGAACGCGGCCGGTTTCAAGATGAAGCGGGTGCCGGGTATCGGCCATAAATGGGAGGTGCTACGCGGCGCTTTCATCGCCTGGCCCGAAGGCGTGACAACGGCGTCTGCCGCCAAGCCCTGGTTCGCCCGCCCCGCGCCGCACACAGGCGAACGCAAGGCGCTGGTGATCGGTGCCGGACTGGCCGGGTGCGCCACCGCAGAGAGCCTGGCGCAACGTGGCTGGCACGTCAGCCTGCTGGAGCGCCATGCGGCACCGGCACAGGAAGCGTCGGGCAATCCGCAAGGCGTGCTGTACCTGAAACTGTCGGCACATGGCACCACGTTGTCACAGCTGATCCTCAGTGGTTTTGGTTACACGCGCAGGCTGCTTGAGCGCTTGCAGAGAGGCGTCGACTGGGACGCTTGCGGCGTGCTGCAATTGACCTTCGACGACAAGGAAGCGCTGCGCCAGAAGCAATTGGCCGAAGCCTTCCCGGACACCCTGCTGCACCTGCTGGATCAGCCCCAGGCTGAAGCGCGCAGCGGCATCGCGCTCAACAGTGGCGGGCTGTTTTACCCTGAAGGCGGCTGGGTTCATCCGCCTGCGCTGTGTCACGCACAGGCGGCGCACCCGAATATCCGCCTGATCACTCATCGTCAGGCGCTGGAGCTGAGACGTGTCGATGATCAATGGCAGGTTTGGGGTGGCGAGCAACTGATCGACAGCGCATCTGTCGTGGTGCTGGCCGGGGCGGCTGATATCAAGCAGTTTTCGCAGAGCGCGGAGTTGCCGCTCAAACGTATTCGTGGGCAAATCACCCGCCTGCCGCAGACTCAGGCCAGTACGGCATTGCGTAGCGTGGTGTGTGCCGAGGGTTATGTGGCACCTGCGCGGCTGGGCGAACACACGCTGGGGGCCAGTTTCGATTTCAACAGCACGGATTTGACACCGAACCTGGCGGATCACCTGGACAATCTGGGCTTGTTGCGGGAGATATCGGCAGACCTGACTGCGCGCCTTGACGCCACCGACCTGCCGCACGAGCAGTTGCAAGGTCGCGCGGCGTTTCGCTGCACCAGCCCGGATTACCTGCCTATCGTCGGCCCTCTGGCTGATCGCGATAGGTTCGTGCAGACGTATGCGGCACTGAGCAAGGATGCGCGTCAGGTGCCGGATATTGCCTGCCCATGGCTGGACGGACTGTACGTCAACAGCGGCCACGGCTCACGCGGCCTGATAACCGCCCCGCTGTGCGCAGAACTGATCGCCGCCTGGCTGGACAACGAACCCTTGCCCTTGCCACGCAGCGTCGCCGAGGCGTGCCACCCCAACCGGTTTGCATTGCGCAGTCTGATTCGCGGCGGCGGGAAGTAG
- a CDS encoding type II toxin-antitoxin system HicA family toxin — MQSRHLMKELEAHGWILDRVTGSHHMFKHPQKAQTVPVPHPKKDLPVGTVKAIRKLAGLV, encoded by the coding sequence GTGCAGAGCAGGCATTTGATGAAGGAGCTTGAAGCACACGGGTGGATTCTTGATCGCGTTACCGGCAGTCATCATATGTTCAAACATCCGCAAAAAGCTCAGACAGTTCCAGTGCCACATCCCAAGAAGGATTTGCCAGTGGGTACGGTGAAAGCCATCAGAAAGCTGGCCGGATTGGTGTAA
- a CDS encoding lipocalin-like domain-containing protein → MNINWLMPLAVALLLAGCDDKPQPESGFAGLGNSADAYTQVTPGKVFSFPEDHGQHPGFRIEWWYITATLKDDAGQPFGVQWTMFRSALRPGKQPGSGWNDGTIWLGHAAATSGSGHYVAERYARGGIGQANVTQAPFSAWIDDWAFNSNAQTGDPLATMQLKASGQNFRYDLHLTSSKPLVLQGDQGYSQKSEAGQASYYYSQPFFEAKGSIEIEGKTHQVTGNAWLDREWSSQPLTANQSGWDWFSLQLADGDRLMLYRIRHKSGEPYLTGNWISADGTTKMLHANEVSLEPLKETSIGEHQVPTRWAIKIPGRNLDITTEALNPKAWMGTSIPYWEGPVKFSGSQAGVGYLEMTGY, encoded by the coding sequence ATGAACATTAACTGGCTGATGCCGCTGGCCGTCGCCTTGCTGCTCGCGGGCTGCGATGACAAACCACAGCCTGAAAGCGGTTTCGCCGGGCTGGGCAATTCAGCCGATGCTTACACACAGGTCACGCCGGGCAAGGTCTTTTCATTCCCCGAAGACCACGGCCAGCACCCTGGCTTTCGCATCGAGTGGTGGTACATCACCGCCACCCTGAAAGATGACGCGGGCCAGCCATTCGGTGTGCAGTGGACCATGTTCCGCAGCGCCCTGCGCCCTGGCAAACAGCCCGGCAGCGGCTGGAATGACGGCACGATCTGGCTGGGCCATGCGGCGGCCACTTCAGGCAGCGGCCATTACGTGGCAGAGCGCTACGCTCGCGGCGGAATCGGGCAGGCCAACGTGACACAGGCGCCCTTCTCGGCCTGGATCGACGACTGGGCATTCAACAGCAACGCCCAGACCGGCGACCCGCTGGCCACGATGCAGCTGAAAGCCAGCGGCCAGAATTTCCGCTACGACCTGCACCTCACGTCCAGCAAACCGCTGGTGCTGCAAGGTGATCAAGGCTACAGCCAGAAATCCGAAGCAGGCCAGGCCTCCTACTATTACAGCCAGCCCTTCTTCGAGGCCAAAGGCAGTATAGAAATCGAGGGTAAAACCCATCAGGTCACCGGTAACGCCTGGCTGGACCGGGAATGGAGCAGTCAGCCATTGACCGCCAATCAGAGCGGCTGGGACTGGTTCTCCCTGCAACTGGCAGACGGCGACCGCCTGATGCTCTATCGCATCCGCCACAAGAGTGGCGAACCTTACCTGACCGGCAACTGGATCAGTGCCGATGGCACCACGAAAATGCTTCACGCCAACGAAGTCAGCCTTGAACCCCTCAAGGAGACGTCAATCGGCGAACATCAGGTGCCGACCCGCTGGGCAATCAAGATTCCCGGCAGAAACCTGGATATCACCACCGAAGCACTGAACCCCAAGGCCTGGATGGGCACCAGCATTCCCTACTGGGAAGGCCCGGTGAAGTTCAGCGGCAGTCAGGCGGGGGTCGGATATCTGGAGATGACCGGGTATTGA